The Thalassotalea sp. 273M-4 genome includes a region encoding these proteins:
- a CDS encoding alpha/beta hydrolase family protein: MKRFVALIVILLSSSCAVLAQQLPVDVFAKLPAKSLMTLSPNAERMAYRDTSDGKDMMVVIDLKQQKMVTAINVADVKPTAVYFVDNNTLIFRVMDNTRFLGYRDRHNVSVAYSFDIKRNEFQQLLLPGYGILHQAQTGLGHIVGLTPDKKYAFMTAYNKEVALDLFKVNLSKRPKPRIAKRGTLDTVDFFVGKDGIVLARERYNNDRNLHIVERNDDGDWVEIFKEETPYRIKGFEGITPDQKSLVMISQDDEHGRWSYYTMSLTDGSISEPIFSREDKDVERVIVDIHRVVHGVQYSGFTPSYEFFDKKLNARMAGIRKAMPNNTFTLTDYTQDWNNMVFYMEGEMSSGDYIMYQQGGLNLLASARPDIAPQLVNPTTVYSFKARDGLTIPSLMTLPVGNKAEKLPAILLPHGGPASYDTLSFDFLTQYFASQGYVVIRPQFRGSEGFGPEHLLAGDGEWGGKMQDDLTDAVNDLVAKGVVDKAKVCIVGASYGGYAALAGATFTPDMYQCAISINGVSDVNAMIVTRRKNYGSNSWVVAYWEKAIAKGDYNKVDLDDISPINHINKIQIPILLIHGERDKVVRFKQSEDMFDELEDADKEVTFVELEEGDHYLSSAKNRLKALQAIDKFIKKHI, encoded by the coding sequence ATGAAGCGATTTGTTGCCTTAATCGTTATACTTCTAAGTTCGTCCTGCGCTGTACTAGCGCAACAACTCCCCGTTGATGTATTTGCCAAACTCCCAGCGAAAAGTTTAATGACCTTATCACCTAATGCCGAGCGTATGGCGTATCGCGATACCTCTGATGGTAAAGATATGATGGTGGTGATTGACTTAAAACAGCAGAAAATGGTGACCGCCATTAATGTCGCCGATGTAAAGCCAACGGCTGTGTACTTTGTTGATAATAATACACTTATCTTTAGAGTCATGGACAATACACGTTTTCTCGGTTATCGCGATCGGCACAATGTCAGTGTTGCCTATTCGTTTGACATTAAACGCAATGAGTTTCAGCAACTGTTATTACCGGGTTATGGTATTTTACATCAAGCGCAAACCGGACTTGGCCACATTGTTGGGCTCACACCGGATAAAAAATACGCCTTTATGACGGCGTATAACAAAGAGGTGGCATTAGATTTATTTAAGGTAAATTTAAGCAAACGGCCAAAGCCGAGAATTGCTAAACGCGGCACGCTTGATACTGTCGACTTTTTTGTCGGCAAAGACGGGATTGTTTTAGCCAGAGAACGTTATAACAACGACAGAAACCTGCACATCGTTGAACGTAACGATGACGGTGATTGGGTTGAAATTTTTAAAGAGGAAACCCCATATCGTATTAAAGGTTTTGAAGGCATTACCCCAGACCAAAAAAGCTTGGTGATGATTTCGCAAGATGATGAACATGGTCGTTGGTCTTATTACACTATGTCGCTAACGGATGGCAGTATTTCAGAACCCATATTTAGTCGTGAAGATAAAGATGTAGAACGCGTAATAGTCGATATTCATCGTGTGGTACATGGCGTGCAATACTCTGGTTTTACCCCGAGTTATGAATTTTTTGATAAGAAATTAAATGCGCGTATGGCGGGTATTCGTAAAGCCATGCCCAATAATACCTTTACCCTGACTGATTACACTCAAGACTGGAACAATATGGTGTTTTACATGGAAGGGGAGATGAGCTCGGGTGATTACATTATGTATCAGCAAGGTGGCCTTAATTTATTGGCTTCAGCTCGACCTGATATTGCGCCACAGTTAGTTAATCCAACAACCGTGTATTCATTTAAGGCACGTGATGGTTTAACGATTCCGTCGTTAATGACCTTACCTGTCGGTAACAAAGCGGAAAAATTACCGGCCATTTTATTACCGCACGGTGGTCCTGCATCTTACGATACTTTGAGCTTTGATTTTTTAACACAATACTTTGCTAGCCAGGGGTATGTGGTTATTCGCCCACAATTTCGTGGCTCAGAAGGTTTTGGCCCCGAACATTTATTGGCTGGGGATGGCGAGTGGGGCGGTAAAATGCAAGACGATTTAACCGATGCGGTCAATGACTTAGTGGCTAAAGGCGTAGTAGATAAAGCTAAGGTGTGTATTGTTGGTGCCAGTTATGGTGGTTATGCTGCCCTTGCTGGTGCCACTTTTACCCCTGATATGTACCAGTGCGCGATATCGATTAATGGTGTATCAGATGTAAATGCCATGATAGTTACCCGTCGTAAAAATTATGGTAGTAACAGTTGGGTGGTTGCCTACTGGGAAAAAGCTATTGCTAAAGGTGACTATAATAAAGTGGACTTAGATGACATTTCGCCAATTAATCATATTAATAAAATTCAAATCCCAATTTTATTAATCCATGGTGAGCGTGATAAAGTGGTGCGTTTTAAACAATCTGAAGATATGTTTGATGAACTAGAAGATGCCGATAAAGAGGTTACGTTTGTAGAACTCGAAGAAGGCGATCATTATTTAAGTTCAGCCAAGAATAGGCTAAAAGCACTGCAAGCGATAGACAAGTTTATCAAAAAACACATTTAG
- a CDS encoding patatin-like phospholipase family protein, whose protein sequence is MTKNANAQIKNKTKLTKKSYKGCKTALLLTGGGASAAYQVGVLKAVATFMPRNHGIPFPIISGTSAGAINATTIACYASCFHLGIRKLEYVWNNLKTNHVYHSSVSKVFGHILRGVFSSFQAGYAPKTPNSLLNNAPLRQLLTNVIDFKRIDANILTGYLSSIAVTASSYHSGESISFYQADKSIQPWVRSKRRGIQTQLNTEHLMASAAIPMIFPSVQIGQNHYGDGSVSQLSPLSTPIHLGAEKLFIVGTEQPQKRLHHAVNFKQAPSIANIAGKLMDTVFSEALASDLERMHRINKTVKLIEKNKRDLQSNLRVVDSFIINPSADFHVIANEFYDEMTWSIRLLLRFFGVHRNTETTLTSYILFEQEYCKKLIQLGYQDALEQEQAIREFLNI, encoded by the coding sequence ATGACAAAAAATGCCAATGCCCAAATCAAAAATAAAACTAAGCTCACCAAAAAAAGTTACAAAGGCTGTAAAACAGCACTTTTACTTACGGGAGGGGGAGCCAGTGCGGCTTATCAAGTTGGGGTATTAAAAGCTGTCGCCACCTTCATGCCAAGAAACCATGGCATTCCATTTCCTATTATTAGCGGCACCTCTGCTGGGGCTATAAATGCGACCACCATTGCTTGCTACGCTTCGTGTTTTCATTTAGGTATTCGTAAACTTGAATATGTTTGGAATAATTTAAAAACCAACCACGTTTATCATAGTTCTGTGAGCAAAGTATTTGGTCACATCCTTCGAGGTGTCTTTAGTAGCTTTCAAGCTGGGTATGCCCCTAAAACGCCCAATAGTTTGCTAAATAATGCGCCATTAAGACAATTATTAACAAACGTCATCGACTTTAAGCGTATTGATGCCAATATTTTAACGGGCTATTTATCGTCGATTGCGGTTACTGCATCCAGTTATCACTCTGGCGAGTCGATCAGTTTTTACCAAGCCGATAAATCTATTCAACCCTGGGTTAGGAGCAAAAGGCGTGGCATTCAAACTCAGTTAAATACAGAGCACTTAATGGCATCAGCAGCGATTCCAATGATCTTTCCATCGGTACAAATTGGGCAAAATCACTATGGCGATGGCTCTGTCAGTCAATTATCCCCGCTCAGTACGCCCATTCACCTTGGCGCCGAGAAACTGTTTATTGTTGGAACGGAGCAACCGCAAAAACGCCTGCATCATGCGGTTAATTTTAAACAAGCTCCAAGCATTGCCAATATTGCCGGTAAGTTAATGGATACGGTGTTTAGCGAGGCCCTTGCAAGTGATTTAGAACGCATGCACCGAATCAATAAAACGGTAAAGCTAATCGAAAAGAACAAACGCGATTTACAGTCAAATTTACGGGTAGTCGACTCGTTTATAATTAACCCTTCGGCCGATTTTCACGTTATTGCCAATGAGTTTTACGATGAAATGACTTGGTCAATCCGCCTATTGCTGCGCTTTTTTGGCGTCCACCGTAACACCGAAACCACCCTCACGTCTTATATTCTATTTGAACAAGAATACTGTAAAAAACTGATTCAACTGGGTTACCAAGATGCACTTGAACAAGAACAAGCGATCAGAGAGTTTTTAAATATTTAA
- a CDS encoding hydroxymethylglutaryl-CoA lyase, whose amino-acid sequence MSLPNSVKIVEVGPRDGLQNEDKIISADTKVAFIEQLVKAGLSYIESGSFVSPKWVPQMATSTEVFNQLNRQYGVTYAALTPNMQGFDNALVAGIEEVAIFGSASETFSQNNINCSIEQSFERFRPIMKAAKEHNIKVRGYVSCVVGCPYEGQIAPQQVAKVAKALFEMGCYEISLGDTIGVGTISTVDAMLGAVNQHVPMKNLAVHFHDTYGQALVNIHHALQQGVGVIDAATSGLGGCPYAKGASGNVATEDVVYMLNGLGIEHGIDLTKLVKASWFISQALGKSPRSKVANALNA is encoded by the coding sequence ATGAGCTTACCCAATAGCGTCAAAATTGTTGAAGTAGGGCCACGTGATGGTTTGCAAAATGAAGATAAAATCATCAGTGCAGACACCAAAGTCGCCTTTATTGAACAATTGGTCAAAGCGGGCTTGAGTTATATTGAAAGTGGCAGTTTTGTTTCACCTAAATGGGTCCCTCAAATGGCGACATCGACTGAGGTATTTAACCAACTTAACCGGCAATATGGGGTGACCTACGCTGCATTAACCCCAAATATGCAAGGTTTTGATAACGCCCTTGTAGCAGGCATTGAAGAAGTTGCCATTTTTGGTTCAGCATCTGAAACCTTCAGTCAAAACAATATTAATTGCTCAATAGAGCAATCTTTTGAACGTTTTCGCCCTATTATGAAAGCGGCAAAAGAGCATAATATAAAAGTACGTGGTTATGTATCTTGTGTCGTTGGCTGTCCTTATGAAGGCCAGATTGCACCACAACAGGTTGCGAAGGTAGCTAAAGCATTATTTGAAATGGGCTGTTATGAAATTTCTTTAGGCGACACCATTGGTGTTGGCACCATCAGCACTGTTGATGCCATGCTTGGCGCTGTAAATCAGCATGTGCCAATGAAAAATTTAGCGGTTCATTTTCATGATACCTATGGTCAAGCTTTGGTCAATATTCACCATGCCCTACAACAAGGGGTTGGGGTAATCGATGCTGCAACGTCTGGCCTGGGAGGTTGCCCCTATGCAAAAGGCGCGTCGGGAAATGTTGCAACAGAGGATGTGGTTTATATGCTAAATGGGTTGGGCATTGAGCATGGCATAGACTTAACTAAATTGGTAAAAGCCAGTTGGTTTATCAGCCAAGCTTTGGGAAAGTCGCCTAGATCAAAAGTTGCCAATGCCCTTAACGCTTAG
- a CDS encoding acetyl-CoA carboxylase biotin carboxylase subunit, giving the protein MFTKILIANRGEIACRVIKTAKHLGIATVAIYSDADSDAKHVNMADEAVYIGPSPSRDSYLAIDKVIDAALKTNAQAIHPGYGFLSENANFCQACAEHNIVFIGPGVEAIKAMGSKSAAKTIMEQANVPLVPGYHGDDQSISTLKKVADNMGYPVLLKASAGGGGKGMRQVWSSDEFEQALAAAKRESMSSFGDDQMLVEKYLTQPRHVEIQVFCDQHNNAVYLFERDCSLQRRHQKVIEEAPAPGLSEKLRERMGQAAIQAAKAINYCGAGTVEFLLDVDDSFYFMEMNTRLQVEHPVTEKITGQDLVEWQLKVAFNHPLPLTQEQLQIKGHAFEARIYAEDPNNDFLPATGILSFLQTPEQNQHVRVDSGVRQGDEVSVYYDPMIAKLIVWDQNRTLALHRLAKALRTFRVQGVTTNIDFLYNLATAKPFINAELDTGFIDKHQDLIFHRKSQTPANTIAQATMYLLLAQASNTKVLANNSSDPFSPWHQPNGFRLNGANRQWIDLTLDNTSYQVEAVLLKSQAPWRYALSFNEHTVICEGEIKGDTLICTIDHHRQSVTVAQHHLEQDQYSLFNDDGVCHFYQTPKVLGDESIENTDASFTAPMNGTMVTRLVDIGERVEKEQPLMVMEAMKMEHTIRAPTSGKVTEFYYSPGDLVDGGATLLSFDITEQT; this is encoded by the coding sequence ATGTTTACAAAAATATTAATAGCAAATCGTGGCGAGATAGCCTGTCGCGTGATCAAAACAGCGAAGCACCTTGGTATCGCGACTGTCGCCATATATTCAGATGCAGACAGCGATGCTAAACATGTAAATATGGCCGATGAAGCTGTGTATATTGGCCCTTCGCCATCGCGTGACAGTTATTTGGCAATAGATAAAGTGATCGATGCGGCATTAAAAACCAACGCTCAAGCAATTCACCCAGGTTATGGTTTTCTCTCTGAAAATGCCAACTTTTGCCAAGCCTGCGCCGAGCATAATATTGTCTTTATTGGACCTGGTGTGGAAGCCATCAAAGCCATGGGTTCAAAATCAGCGGCCAAAACCATTATGGAGCAAGCCAATGTCCCCTTGGTGCCTGGCTATCATGGCGACGATCAATCTATATCCACTTTGAAAAAAGTTGCGGACAACATGGGTTACCCAGTGTTATTAAAAGCGTCCGCCGGTGGCGGTGGCAAAGGCATGCGTCAAGTGTGGTCGAGTGATGAGTTTGAACAAGCGCTTGCTGCTGCGAAAAGAGAGTCAATGTCGTCTTTTGGTGATGATCAGATGCTGGTTGAAAAGTATTTAACTCAGCCTCGCCATGTTGAGATCCAAGTGTTTTGCGATCAACACAATAATGCGGTGTACTTGTTTGAACGTGATTGCTCCTTGCAACGGCGTCATCAAAAAGTCATTGAAGAGGCGCCCGCCCCTGGTCTAAGCGAAAAATTACGAGAACGTATGGGGCAAGCGGCGATTCAAGCGGCTAAAGCCATTAATTATTGTGGCGCGGGTACCGTTGAATTTTTGCTCGATGTCGATGATTCATTTTATTTCATGGAAATGAATACTCGATTACAAGTAGAACACCCTGTTACCGAAAAAATAACCGGACAAGATTTGGTGGAATGGCAACTAAAGGTAGCTTTTAATCACCCCTTGCCTTTAACCCAAGAGCAACTGCAAATTAAAGGTCATGCCTTTGAAGCAAGAATTTATGCTGAAGATCCTAACAATGACTTTCTCCCAGCCACTGGCATCTTGAGCTTTCTACAGACGCCGGAACAAAATCAGCATGTTCGAGTCGACTCCGGTGTTCGTCAAGGTGATGAAGTGAGTGTTTATTACGATCCGATGATCGCAAAATTAATTGTTTGGGATCAAAACAGAACCTTAGCTCTACATCGATTGGCGAAGGCACTGCGTACATTTCGCGTGCAAGGGGTCACCACCAACATCGACTTTTTGTATAACTTGGCCACAGCTAAACCATTTATAAATGCCGAGTTAGACACGGGCTTTATTGATAAACACCAAGATTTGATCTTTCATCGCAAAAGCCAAACGCCTGCTAACACCATTGCACAAGCGACAATGTATTTGCTATTAGCGCAAGCTAGCAACACAAAAGTTTTAGCCAATAACAGCTCAGATCCCTTCTCGCCTTGGCATCAACCCAATGGATTTAGACTCAATGGTGCTAATCGACAATGGATTGACCTAACCCTAGATAACACCTCATACCAAGTTGAGGCTGTGTTATTAAAATCACAAGCACCTTGGCGCTATGCGCTCAGTTTTAACGAGCATACTGTTATCTGTGAGGGTGAAATCAAAGGCGATACATTAATTTGTACAATTGACCATCATCGACAAAGCGTCACCGTAGCCCAACATCATTTAGAACAAGATCAATACAGCTTGTTTAATGACGATGGCGTCTGTCACTTTTATCAAACCCCTAAAGTTCTCGGTGATGAAAGTATCGAGAACACAGATGCAAGCTTTACCGCGCCGATGAATGGCACCATGGTAACTCGACTTGTTGATATAGGTGAACGGGTTGAGAAAGAGCAACCGCTGATGGTTATGGAAGCCATGAAAATGGAACATACCATTCGAGCTCCGACTTCAGGCAAGGTCACTGAGTTTTACTATAGCCCAGGTGATTTAGTGGACGGTGGTGCAACCTTACTCAGCTTTGATATAACGGAGCAAACCTAA
- a CDS encoding enoyl-CoA hydratase/isomerase family protein, translating into MNTKTSLTKSKQEQEPKVLLHLSDKGVATVTLNMAEKHNAFDEHIIALLSQTFDQLKANKQVKLMVLAARGKSFCAGADLAWMKKMATYSHQQNLDDATRLAHMLKTLNELPIPTIAKVQGAAFGGAVGLVSCCDIAIASDKAKFSLSEVKLGLIPATISPYVIRAIGEKACRRYFLTAEPFDAKQALKLGLINELVSHHELDQTVEHFGQMMLANSPHALAQAKRLIFEVANQPINSTLIDQTSQRIADIRVSKQGQEGLTAFLEKRRPNW; encoded by the coding sequence ATGAATACAAAAACAAGCTTAACGAAAAGCAAACAAGAGCAAGAACCCAAGGTACTGTTGCATTTATCAGATAAAGGGGTCGCCACCGTTACCTTAAATATGGCCGAAAAACATAACGCCTTTGATGAACATATTATTGCATTATTAAGCCAAACCTTTGACCAACTAAAAGCAAATAAACAAGTAAAACTGATGGTTTTAGCCGCCCGAGGTAAAAGCTTTTGTGCCGGTGCGGACTTAGCTTGGATGAAAAAGATGGCAACCTATTCTCATCAACAAAACCTTGATGATGCAACGCGATTGGCCCACATGCTAAAAACCCTAAACGAGTTGCCAATACCGACCATCGCTAAAGTACAAGGTGCGGCCTTTGGCGGTGCTGTTGGCTTAGTCAGTTGTTGCGATATTGCAATTGCCAGCGATAAAGCCAAGTTTTCATTGTCGGAAGTAAAATTAGGGCTTATCCCTGCGACCATCAGCCCTTATGTGATCAGGGCCATCGGTGAAAAGGCTTGCCGACGCTACTTTTTAACCGCGGAACCCTTTGATGCCAAACAAGCGCTTAAATTAGGTTTAATTAATGAATTGGTCAGTCACCACGAACTTGACCAAACTGTTGAGCATTTTGGTCAAATGATGTTAGCCAATAGTCCACACGCGTTGGCGCAAGCTAAAAGGCTTATTTTTGAGGTCGCAAATCAGCCAATAAACTCAACGTTGATTGACCAAACAAGCCAACGAATCGCCGACATTCGAGTGTCAAAACAAGGACAAGAGGGCTTAACCGCCTTTTTAGAGAAACGTCGTCCCAACTGGTAG